Proteins encoded by one window of Engraulis encrasicolus isolate BLACKSEA-1 chromosome 23, IST_EnEncr_1.0, whole genome shotgun sequence:
- the LOC134440608 gene encoding cbp/p300-interacting transactivator 3-like — protein MADHMMMPMTHGPAGGLHGYRMGMTAPPQHGPPSGLRAMPNGQVMHYGRPPPGPMDVGMGRPQPGMVGGGMNGQVNGVGPMGGGGGGGHHHPMQGPGGMMYSGQGGHPQQHHHMQQHPQQQQQQYMGGGGGGGGLTPSQQLMASMHLQKLNNQYHGHPLAGHMTGGHMGTGNHNGSMTRYRMGPGHGGAASQLGLNSMQHMGMGPAAAAAAAVQVQLGLNVMDMDLIDEEVLTSLVMELGLDRVQELPELFLGQNEFDFFSDFVCKQQPSTVSC, from the coding sequence ATGGCAGACCATATGATGATGCCCATGACCCATGGACCCGCAGGAGGCTTGCACGGATACCGCATGGGCATGACGGCCCCCCCTCAGCACGGGCCCCCCTCGGGCCTGAGGGCCATGCCCAACGGCCAGGTCATGCACTACGGGCGGCCGCCCCCGGGCCCTATGGACGTGGGCATGGGCCGTCCCCAACCCGGCATGGTGGGAGGTGGCATGAACGGACAGGTGAACGGCGTAGGGCCCatgggaggcggaggaggaggggggcaccaCCACCCCATGCAGGGTCCAGGAGGGATGATGTACAGTGGGCAGGGTGGGCATCCGCAGCAGCATCATCACATGCAGCAGcatccccagcagcagcagcagcagtacatgGGGGgcggcggaggtggaggaggcctgACTCCATCGCAACAGCTGATGGCCAGCATGCACCTCCAGAAGTTGAACAACCAGTACCACGGACACCCGCTGGCGGGTCACATGACCGGGGGCCATATGGGCACAGGGAACCACAACGGGTCGATGACGCGGTACCGCATGGGCCCTGGACATGGGGGGGCGGCGTCACAGCTGGGCCTGAACAGCATGCAGCACATGGGGATGGGCCCGGCGGCCGCCGCTGCCGCAGCAGTTCAGGTGCAGCTGGGTCTGAACGTCATGGACATGGACCTGATAGACGAGGAGGTTCTGACGTCACTGGTGATGGAGCTGGGTCTGGACCGGGTTCAGGAGCTGCCGGAGCTCTTCCTGGGACAGAACGAGTTCGACTTCTTCTCGGACTTTGTGTGCAAGCAGCAGCCAAGCACGGTCAGCTGTTGA